Genomic DNA from Williamwhitmania sp.:
CAGGTAAGTCCTTCACTCCGCGTTCGCTTCTCCACATCACACCCTAAGGATATTTCCGACGAAGTGCTCTACACCATTGCCATGTACGAGAATATTTGCAACAACATACACCTCCCTGTGCAATCGGGCAGCAGCCGTATTTTAAAGCTGATGAACCGGAATTACACCAGGGAATTCTACATGGAACGCATACGAGCCATAAAGCACATCCTTTCCGACTGCTCCATTTCTACCGATATAATCACCGGATTCTGCACCGAAACAGAGGAAGATCATCAGGATACCATCTCACTTATGGAGTGGGTAAACTACGACTTTGCATACATGTTTAAGTATTCCCAGCGCCCCAACACCAAGGCAGCACGTCACCTCACCGACGATGTTCCCGAAGCGATAAAAACCAAACGCCTCAATGAAATTATTCTGCTCCAGCACAAGCTCTCAGAGTTGAGTAAGAGGAAGGATGTTGGCAAGTCGTTTGAGGTTCTGGTTGAAGGGGAATCAAAGCGCTCTGCCGAATATTACTATGGCAGAACTTCGCATAATAAGGTGGTAGTATTCCCAAAAGAAAGCTGCAGAATTGGAGATTACGTATTTGTTGAAATTTCCGATTGCACCCCTGCAACTCTGATTGGGAAAATAGTGGAAGAGTAGATAAATTCCCAGTTACATAATCGCACCACTATTATATAAAGGTATGACTACCCCATTCGGGTAAGCAGTGCCATATAAAATCCGTCACCTGCCGTTTGAGACGGAAGCAGCTGCAGCTGTTTTTCTAACTCGAAGTCGGAATTCTCGTTCAGAAAAGCCTCAACCTGCAGGTGATTCTCCGAAGGAAGAATGCTACAAGTGGAGTAAACCATTTTCCCTCCCTTTTTAACCATTGTAGAATAGGAACGGAGAATTTCTGACTGCTGGTGATGAAGGTTCTCCAGCGCATTTTCCTGCATTAACCAGCGCGATTCGGGGTTACGACGCCACACGCCAGTTCCACTGCAAGGAACATCGAGCAACAATCGATCAACTTTTAAATTAAGGTTTGCAAGCGCGTTGGCATTAGCCGCAGGTCGTATCTCAACGTTAAATACACCGGCCCTTTTAGCTCGAAACTTCAGCGTATCGAGCTTCCATTTCAGCGTATCTGCTGCAATTAATCGGCCTTTATTCTCCATCAAGTTTGCAATATGCAGCGTTTTTCCGCCATTTCCGGCACAGGCATCCAATACCGTCATGCCGGGCTTGGGATCAAGGAGCTCTGCCACCTGCTGCGACGAAATATCCTGCAGCTCAAATAGACCCTCGTGAAACTCAGCTGTTGTAAATAGGTTTACCCTCCGTCCCATCGCAATGCCATTACGCACCTCAGCTGCAATGCTACACTCAAACCCATGCGATTCTAACAGCCCTTTTAAC
This window encodes:
- a CDS encoding RsmB/NOP family class I SAM-dependent RNA methyltransferase; this translates as MAKFVKHADELTLFLLAEAIRRFDVTPGFADKILQRLFGEKKGLKDGDRWSVSQMFYDFLRNKRLLESGMDFTGYKPIERAYMLAAAYFAWRGVNVPKRLDLPRLNIEAFLRRVESAAAANPAVNFSVPDWLFSLGKLELGDRWLAELEALNQSPLQFLRVNTMKISAVELKGLLESHGFECSIAAEVRNGIAMGRRVNLFTTAEFHEGLFELQDISSQQVAELLDPKPGMTVLDACAGNGGKTLHIANLMENKGRLIAADTLKWKLDTLKFRAKRAGVFNVEIRPAANANALANLNLKVDRLLLDVPCSGTGVWRRNPESRWLMQENALENLHHQQSEILRSYSTMVKKGGKMVYSTCSILPSENHLQVEAFLNENSDFELEKQLQLLPSQTAGDGFYMALLTRMG